From Dechloromonas sp. A34:
CCGCAGCACTACCGACGAGGCCTATCCGGGCGACATCATCGGCATCCCCAATCACGGCACCATCCGTCTCGGCGAAACCTTTACCGAGGGCGAAGACCTGCGCTTCACGGGCATTCCGTCTTTCGCCCCGGAACACTTCCGCCTCGCCCGGATCGCTAACCCGCTGAAGATCAAGCAGTTGCAGAAGGGGCTGCAGCAGCTGGCCGAGGAGGGGGCGACCCAGTTGTTCCGGCCGATGTCGGGCAACGACCTGATTCTCGGCGCGGTCGGTACGCTGCAGTTCGACGTCGTGGCCAGTCGCCTGGAAAACGAATACGGAGTGCAGGTCATCTTCGAGAGCTACAACTGCTCGACGGCGCGCTGGATTCATGGCGACGCCACCGAACTGCGCCAGCTCTCCGACCGCTACAGCGCCAACGTCGCGCTCGACGGGGCGGACGATCCGGTCTATCTGGCGCCGAACAATGTCTACCTGAACATGGTCAAAGAGAAATATCCCAATCTGCGCTTTCTCGAGGCGCGCGAGGTAATCTGATCATGACGGTCCGGGTGCAGGAAGCCGATTTCGATCTTGGCGCCGAACTGGCCGCACTCCGCGCCGGCGACGCCCGGGTCGGCGCGCTGGCCAGCTTTGTCGGCCTGGTGCGTGATATCAACGATGGCACCGGCGTTTCGGAAATGACCCTTGAGCATTACCCGGGCATGACCGAGAAGGCGCTCGAGGAAATCGTCGGTGCGGCCAAGGCGCGCTGGGACATCTACGACGCCCTGGTCATCCATCGCGTCGGGCCACTCAAGCCCTGCGACCAGATCGTGCTGGTCGCCGTGACCAGCGCCCACCGTGGCGAGTCGTTCGCCGCCTGCGAATTCATCATGGACTACCTGAAGACCCGCGCCCCGTTCTGGAAGCGGGAGGTCACACCCGCGGGCGCGCACTGGGTCGATGCGCGCGACAGCGACGATTCGGCTGCCGCCCGCTGGGAGCAATAAAAAAAGGAGGCAATTGCCTCCTTTTCTCTGGGTGCACCCGCCGTCTCAGGTCTTGAATTGCGCCACCGCCTGGTGCAGCGAGGCGGACAGGGTGTGCAGCTGACGTGCCGCATCGGCCGTCCGCTGAACGGCGACGGCGCTTTCTTCCGACATCTGGGCAATGCCTTCCAGCTGGTCGGCAATCTTGTTGCCGGCGGCGCTCTGCTCGCGGATCGAGGCGGAAATGTCGTTGACCACTTCGCTGACCCGGGCTGAGCCGTCGCGAATGCGGTTGATCGAGTCGCCGGCCCGATTGGCCAACTCGACGCCGTTGCTGACTTGGGTGACCCCGGCCTGCATGCTGTTGACGGCGCTGCGCGTGCCGTTCTGGATCTTGTCCACCATGCCGGCGATTTCGGTGGTCGACTGGCTGGTCCGCTCGGCCAGCTTGCGCACTTCGTCGGCGACCACGGCAAAACCGCGCCCCTGTTCGCCGGCGCGGGCGGCCTCGATGGCGGCATTGAGGGCGAGCAGGTTGGTCTGGTCGGCGATTTCCTTGATCGTCTTGACGATGGAGGTGATCTGCACCGACTGCTGGCCGAGTTCTTCGACGATCAGCGACGACGACTGCACGGCCTCGGAAATCTTGCGCATTTCGGTGGCGGCGCTGTGGATGACGGCGGCGCCTTCTTCGGAAATGCTGCCGGCTTCCTGCGAAATGCCGTGGGCTTCGCCGGCATTTTCCTTGACCCTGTCGATGCTGCTGGTCATCTGATGGACCGAAGTGGCCATCGCGGCGGCCGCGCTGCTTTGCTGGTGGGCCCGCTCGGCAACCTGCTCCGAGGCGTGCAGCAACTGGTCGGCCGAACTGGCCACCTGTTCGGCATTGCCGGTGATGCTGGAAATCATGTTGCGCAGCGTTGTCTGCATGGCGGCGATATTGGCCAGCAGACTGTCCTTGTCGCCCGCGGCGCAATCGACCCGTGTCGTGAGGTCGCCGGCCGTGATGCGGCGGGTCACGGTGGTGGCGAAAGAGGGGTCGCCACCCAGGGTGCGGTTGATATTGCGCGAGATCAGTAGCAGCGTAATGGCGATGAAGCCACCGATGAGCAGTCCCGCCAGCGACAGCTTGATGGCGTCGGTCCGGAAGGTGGCATCGACGTCGTCGATGTAGACGCCG
This genomic window contains:
- the moaE gene encoding molybdopterin synthase catalytic subunit MoaE, which gives rise to MTVRVQEADFDLGAELAALRAGDARVGALASFVGLVRDINDGTGVSEMTLEHYPGMTEKALEEIVGAAKARWDIYDALVIHRVGPLKPCDQIVLVAVTSAHRGESFAACEFIMDYLKTRAPFWKREVTPAGAHWVDARDSDDSAAARWEQ
- a CDS encoding methyl-accepting chemotaxis protein; this encodes MSKTGMSLRGKLVATTVATTAALVVLFVVLLIGGKARMLEEREYKLRNLVETAYATLSYFEKEARDGRLAVDDAKKAAMAAVKTMRYDKVEYFWIHDLQDNMIMHPIKPELDGKKLDQLKDKNGKLLFLEFNKVVRAQGAGFVDYLWPKPGSENGVPKISYVKGFEPWSWVIGTGVYIDDVDATFRTDAIKLSLAGLLIGGFIAITLLLISRNINRTLGGDPSFATTVTRRITAGDLTTRVDCAAGDKDSLLANIAAMQTTLRNMISSITGNAEQVASSADQLLHASEQVAERAHQQSSAAAAMATSVHQMTSSIDRVKENAGEAHGISQEAGSISEEGAAVIHSAATEMRKISEAVQSSSLIVEELGQQSVQITSIVKTIKEIADQTNLLALNAAIEAARAGEQGRGFAVVADEVRKLAERTSQSTTEIAGMVDKIQNGTRSAVNSMQAGVTQVSNGVELANRAGDSINRIRDGSARVSEVVNDISASIREQSAAGNKIADQLEGIAQMSEESAVAVQRTADAARQLHTLSASLHQAVAQFKT